A section of the Triticum dicoccoides isolate Atlit2015 ecotype Zavitan chromosome 7A, WEW_v2.0, whole genome shotgun sequence genome encodes:
- the LOC119329490 gene encoding BTB/POZ and MATH domain-containing protein 2-like, whose translation MENACEDITNVVRSVKLLRIDGYCTTETMGHGDCIRSSWNVGGYEWEICIYPAMRDTDGTRCVAAKLVFLSDTCPSIVRANLSCRLVDLTGARVPLGGSVSWIFNRPWTFCYLVKCSPVALENISPPVRLISTGKLPLSGFLRNDSFTVECTITVLKEDLPALAAPAKEVSGSGSSPSLQDHLAELLRSGMEADVTFLVSGKSFAAHKLILAARSPAPMAEFCGDMKETSSRCVENKDMKAEVFEPLLYFIYTDSVLEFNLQHERVTMLAQHLLAAADRYGLDRLKQICEGKLSDGISVDTAATTLALAEQHYCPQLKVKCVDFIVSTPAILDVVLATDGYKHLEASCPMVLPELLKSARGRKN comes from the coding sequence ATGGAAAATGCCTGCGAGGACATCACCAATGTCGTgcgctcggtgaagctgcttaggaTTGACGGCTACTGCACCACCGAAACAATGGGCCATGGGGATTGCATCAGATCCAGTTGGAACGTTGGTGGGTACGAGTGGGAGATCTGCATTTACCCTGCCATGAGAGATACAGATGGCACTCGGTGCGTGGCAGCCAAGCTTGTGTTTCTCAGTGACACCTGCCCGTCCATTGTGAGGGCCAACCTCAGCTGCCGTTTGGTTGATCTCACAGGCGCCCGTGTACCATTAGGGGGGAGCGTGTCATGGATATTCAACCGCCCATGGACATTCTGCTATCTTGTAAAGTGCTCTCCTGTCGCCCTAGAAAATATCTCGCCTCCTGTTCGTCTCATATCAACAGGCAAGCTACCAttatctggttttctccgaaatgatTCTTTTACTGTGGAATGCACCATCACCGTGCTTAAGGAGGATTTGCCAGCACTGGCAGCCCCAGCTAAAGAAGTCTCTGGGTCTGGGTCATCACCTAGCTTGCAAGACCACCTCGCTGAACTCCTGCGCAGTGGAATGGAAGCGGATGTCACATTTCTTGTGTCCGGCAAGTCTTTCGCTGCGCACAAGCTCATTCTCGCTGCAAGGTCCCCTGCACCGATGGCGGAGTTCTGTGGGGACATGAAGGAGACGAGCTCTCGGTGTgtggagaacaaggacatgaaagcGGAGGTATTCGAGCCGTTGCTTTACTTCATCTACACTGACTCTGTGCTGGAATTCAATCTTCAGCATGAGAGAGTGACGATGCTAGCTCAGCATCTGCTAGCAGCTGCCGACAGGTATGGATTGGACAGGCTCAAGCAGATCTGCGAAGGCAAGCTCTCTGATGGCATTAGTGTCGACACGGCAGCGACAACTCTGGCTTTAGCCGAGCAGCACTACTGTCCACAGCTCAAGGTTAAGTGTGTCGACTTCATTGTTAGTACTCCTGCAATCCTTGATGTTGTGTTGGCGACGGACGGATATAAGCATTTGGAGGCAAGCTGTCCTATGGTGTTGCCTGAGCTTCTCAAGTCTGCACGGGGCAGAAAGAATTGA